The Streptomyces albofaciens JCM 4342 genome has a segment encoding these proteins:
- a CDS encoding CDP-alcohol phosphatidyltransferase family protein translates to MHKPSVAELRPVVHPAGVKDRRSGEHWAGRLYMREISLRCDRYLVNTRVTPNQLTYVMTLCGVLAAPALLVPGVWGAVLGVVMVQLYLLLDCVDGEVARWKKQFSLGGVYLDRVGAYLTDAAVLVGFGLRAADLWGSGRIDWLWAFLGTLAALGAILIKAETDLVGVARHQGGLPPVKEAASEPRSSGMALARKAAAALKFHRLILGIEASLVILLLAVVDAVRGDLFFSRLGVAVMAGIALLQTVLHLVSILASSRLK, encoded by the coding sequence ATGCACAAGCCGTCAGTAGCTGAACTCCGCCCGGTCGTGCACCCCGCGGGTGTCAAGGACCGGCGCAGCGGTGAGCACTGGGCCGGTCGCCTGTACATGCGGGAGATCTCGCTGCGCTGCGACCGGTACCTGGTGAACACCAGGGTCACGCCGAACCAGCTGACCTATGTGATGACCCTCTGCGGCGTCCTCGCCGCCCCGGCCCTGCTGGTGCCGGGCGTCTGGGGGGCCGTGCTCGGGGTGGTGATGGTCCAGCTCTACCTGCTGCTCGACTGTGTCGACGGCGAGGTGGCCCGCTGGAAGAAGCAGTTCTCGCTCGGCGGGGTCTACCTGGACCGGGTCGGCGCCTACCTCACCGACGCCGCCGTGCTGGTCGGCTTCGGCCTGCGCGCCGCCGACCTGTGGGGCTCGGGGCGGATCGACTGGCTGTGGGCCTTCCTGGGCACCCTCGCCGCCCTCGGCGCGATCCTGATCAAGGCGGAGACCGACCTGGTCGGCGTGGCCCGCCACCAGGGCGGACTGCCGCCGGTCAAGGAAGCGGCGTCCGAGCCGCGCTCGTCCGGTATGGCGCTGGCCCGCAAGGCGGCCGCCGCGCTGAAGTTCCACCGGCTGATCCTCGGCATCGAGGCGTCGCTGGTGATCCTGCTCCTGGCGGTCGTGGACGCGGTACGGGGCGACCTGTTCTTCTCGCGGCTCGGTGTCGCGGTGATGGCCGGCATCGCGCTCCTGCAGACCGTGCTGCACCTGGTGTCCATCCTCGCCTCCAGCAGGCTCAAGTGA
- a CDS encoding iron-containing alcohol dehydrogenase family protein has translation MPVLTRLIPSPVVVDISAGALDDLAGLLADQRISASGKLAVAISGGSGARLRERLCPMLPGADWYEVGGGTLDDAIKLGDAMKKGHYDAVVGLGGGKIIDCAKYAAARIGLPLVAVATNLSHDGLCSPVATLDNDAGRGSYGVPNPIAVVIDLDIIREAPVRFVRSGIGDAISNISAVADWELSHRETGEDIDGLAAAMARQAGEAVLRHPGGVGDDGFLQVLAEGLVLTGISMSVAGDSRPASGACHEINHAFDLLYPKRAASHGEQCGLGAAFATHLRGDKETCGLMIEVLRRHGLPVTPGEIGFSDEEFVRAVEYAPQTRPGRYTILEHLDLSTDQIRDAYADYAQAVSS, from the coding sequence ATGCCGGTACTGACCCGCCTGATTCCGTCCCCGGTCGTCGTCGACATCAGCGCCGGCGCACTGGACGACCTGGCGGGCCTGCTGGCCGACCAGCGCATCTCCGCGTCCGGGAAGCTGGCCGTCGCCATCAGCGGCGGCTCCGGCGCCCGGCTGCGGGAGCGGCTGTGCCCGATGCTGCCCGGCGCCGACTGGTACGAGGTCGGCGGCGGCACGCTGGACGACGCGATCAAGCTCGGCGACGCCATGAAGAAGGGCCACTACGACGCGGTCGTGGGCCTGGGCGGCGGCAAGATCATCGACTGCGCGAAGTACGCGGCGGCCCGGATCGGCCTGCCGCTGGTCGCCGTCGCGACGAACCTGTCGCACGACGGCCTGTGCTCGCCGGTCGCCACCCTCGACAACGACGCGGGCCGCGGTTCGTACGGCGTGCCCAACCCGATCGCCGTGGTGATCGACCTCGACATCATCCGCGAGGCCCCGGTCCGCTTCGTACGGTCCGGGATCGGCGACGCCATCTCCAACATCTCCGCGGTCGCCGACTGGGAACTGTCGCACCGCGAGACCGGCGAGGACATCGACGGGCTGGCTGCCGCCATGGCACGCCAGGCCGGCGAGGCCGTGCTGCGCCACCCCGGCGGCGTCGGCGACGACGGCTTCCTCCAGGTGCTGGCCGAGGGCCTGGTCCTGACCGGCATCTCCATGTCGGTGGCCGGCGACAGCCGCCCGGCCTCCGGCGCCTGCCACGAGATCAACCACGCCTTCGACCTCCTGTACCCGAAGCGGGCGGCGAGCCACGGCGAGCAGTGCGGCCTCGGCGCCGCCTTCGCCACGCACCTGCGCGGCGACAAGGAGACCTGCGGGCTGATGATCGAGGTGCTCAGGCGGCACGGCCTGCCGGTGACGCCCGGCGAGATCGGCTTCAGCGACGAGGAGTTCGTCCGGGCCGTCGAGTACGCGCCGCAGACCCGCCCGGGCCGCTACACGATCCTCGAACACCTCGACCTGTCCACCGACCAGATCAGGGACGCCTACGCCGACTATGCACAAGCCGTCAGTAGCTGA
- a CDS encoding sugar phosphate nucleotidyltransferase gives MIGLVLAAGAGRRLRPYTDTLPKALVPVDGDTTILDLTLGNFAEIGLTEVAIIVGYRKEAVYERKAALEEKYGLKLTLIDNDKAEEWNNAYSLWCGRDAIKHDVILANGDTVHPVSVEKTLLAARGDGRKIILALDTVKRLADEEMKVVVDPDKGVQKITKLMDPAEATGEYIGVTLIEGSAAEELADALKTTFERDPDLYYEDGYQELVNRGFKVDVAPIGEVAWVEIDNHDDLAKGREIACRY, from the coding sequence ATGATCGGCCTCGTGCTGGCCGCCGGCGCCGGACGGCGTCTGCGTCCCTACACCGACACCCTGCCCAAGGCGCTGGTGCCGGTCGATGGTGACACCACCATCCTGGACCTGACGCTCGGCAACTTCGCCGAGATCGGCCTGACCGAGGTCGCGATCATCGTCGGCTACCGCAAGGAGGCCGTGTACGAGCGCAAGGCAGCGCTGGAGGAGAAGTACGGCCTCAAGCTCACCCTCATCGACAACGACAAGGCCGAGGAGTGGAACAACGCCTACTCCCTGTGGTGCGGCCGGGACGCGATCAAGCACGATGTGATCCTCGCCAACGGTGACACCGTGCACCCGGTCTCCGTCGAGAAGACGCTGCTCGCCGCCCGCGGCGACGGCCGAAAGATCATCCTCGCGCTGGACACGGTCAAGCGGCTGGCCGACGAGGAGATGAAGGTCGTCGTGGACCCCGACAAGGGCGTCCAGAAGATCACCAAGCTGATGGACCCGGCGGAGGCCACCGGCGAGTACATCGGCGTCACCCTCATCGAGGGCTCGGCCGCCGAGGAGCTGGCGGACGCGCTGAAGACCACCTTCGAGCGCGACCCCGACCTGTACTACGAGGACGGCTACCAGGAGCTGGTCAACCGCGGCTTCAAGGTCGACGTGGCGCCGATCGGCGAGGTCGCGTGGGTCGAGATCGACAACCACGACGACCTCGCGAAGGGCCGTGAGATCGCATGCCGGTACTGA
- a CDS encoding DUF5941 domain-containing protein, which translates to MSTAILTGPPVAGSPLEAALRSLGFDVRTADGAAAVADALAEVPADERVAVVDPRFVGHLHSLRLALTDPRFPAAAVPGAVTAQPEARAALRRAAAAVPAGPGTRYRVDVLPDALAEGMAAEDAAPQQIELGSLVAAVPLTPAERATAEEAVAAVDDEAVRLRTAVKARDGFFTTFFISPYSRYLARWCARRGLTPNQVTTASLLTALVAAGCAATGSRGGFIAAGLLLIFSFVLDCTDGQLARYSLQYSTMGAWLDATFDRAKEYAYYAGLALGAARGGDDVWALALGAMVLQTCRHVVDFSFNEANHDATGNTSPTAALSDRLDSVGWTVWVRRMIVLPIGERWAMIAVLTACTTPRIVFYALLVGCALAACYTTAGRVLRSLTRRARRTDRAAAALADLADSGPLAALFARGGSGGAFTAPVMAFLGAACLLTWVIFQDEPVTWTTVVIAVIYALFSGQAVARPLKGPLDWLVPPLFRAAEYVTILVVAARSGADQALPAAFGLVAAVAYHHYDTVYRIRVGAGAPPRWLVRATGGHEGRTLVVVLLAALLHSTGFTIALTALAVVLALLVLAESIRFWVSSGAPAVHDEGEPA; encoded by the coding sequence CTGTCGACCGCCATCCTCACCGGTCCGCCGGTCGCCGGGTCGCCGCTCGAAGCCGCCCTGCGCTCGCTGGGCTTCGACGTCCGTACGGCGGACGGCGCCGCGGCCGTGGCCGATGCGCTCGCCGAGGTCCCGGCCGATGAACGCGTCGCCGTCGTCGACCCGCGCTTCGTCGGCCACCTGCACAGCCTCCGGCTGGCGCTGACCGATCCGCGTTTCCCGGCCGCCGCCGTGCCGGGCGCCGTCACGGCGCAGCCCGAGGCGCGCGCCGCGCTCCGGCGCGCCGCCGCCGCGGTCCCCGCCGGTCCCGGCACCCGCTACCGCGTGGACGTCCTCCCCGACGCGCTCGCCGAGGGCATGGCGGCCGAGGACGCCGCGCCCCAGCAGATCGAGCTGGGCAGCCTGGTCGCGGCCGTGCCGCTGACGCCCGCCGAGCGCGCCACGGCCGAGGAGGCCGTCGCCGCCGTCGACGACGAGGCCGTACGGCTGCGTACCGCCGTCAAGGCCCGCGACGGGTTCTTCACCACCTTCTTCATCAGCCCGTACTCCCGCTACCTCGCCCGCTGGTGCGCGCGCCGCGGCCTGACCCCCAACCAGGTCACCACCGCGTCGCTGCTCACCGCGCTGGTCGCGGCGGGCTGCGCGGCCACCGGCAGCCGCGGCGGTTTCATCGCCGCGGGGCTGCTCCTGATCTTCTCCTTCGTCCTGGACTGCACCGACGGGCAGCTCGCCCGCTACTCGCTCCAGTACTCGACGATGGGCGCCTGGCTCGACGCGACCTTCGACCGCGCGAAGGAGTACGCGTACTACGCGGGCCTGGCGCTCGGCGCGGCGCGCGGGGGCGACGACGTGTGGGCACTGGCCCTGGGGGCGATGGTGCTCCAGACCTGCCGACATGTCGTCGACTTCTCCTTCAACGAGGCGAACCACGACGCCACCGGCAACACCAGCCCCACCGCGGCCCTGTCCGACCGGCTCGACAGCGTCGGCTGGACGGTCTGGGTGCGCCGGATGATCGTGCTGCCCATCGGCGAGCGCTGGGCCATGATCGCCGTACTGACCGCCTGCACCACCCCGCGCATCGTCTTCTACGCGCTGCTCGTCGGCTGCGCCCTGGCCGCCTGCTACACCACGGCGGGCCGGGTGCTGCGCTCGCTCACGCGGCGCGCCCGCCGCACCGACCGGGCGGCGGCCGCACTCGCCGACCTCGCGGACTCCGGGCCGCTCGCCGCGCTGTTCGCCCGGGGCGGCAGCGGCGGCGCTTTCACCGCTCCCGTCATGGCCTTCCTCGGCGCCGCCTGTCTCCTGACCTGGGTGATCTTCCAGGACGAGCCCGTGACGTGGACGACCGTGGTCATCGCGGTCATCTACGCCCTCTTCTCCGGCCAGGCCGTCGCCCGCCCCCTCAAGGGCCCGCTCGACTGGCTCGTCCCGCCGCTCTTCCGGGCGGCCGAGTACGTCACCATCCTGGTCGTGGCGGCGCGCTCCGGCGCCGACCAGGCGCTGCCCGCGGCGTTCGGGCTGGTCGCGGCGGTCGCCTACCATCACTACGACACCGTCTACCGCATCCGCGTGGGTGCCGGGGCCCCGCCGCGGTGGCTGGTGCGGGCCACCGGCGGGCACGAGGGACGCACGCTGGTCGTTGTCCTCCTCGCGGCCCTGCTGCACTCGACAGGTTTCACAATCGCGCTGACGGCCCTGGCAGTGGTCCTGGCGCTGCTGGTGCTCGCCGAGAGCATCCGTTTCTGGGTGTCCTCCGGAGCACCCGCCGTACACGATGAAGGAGAACCCGCATGA
- a CDS encoding cation diffusion facilitator family transporter → MGAGHDHGAGGPAGGGADSGTAAAAYRGRLRGALALTSGVMVAEIVGSAVTGSLALLADAGHMATDVVGLIMALLAIRLANRPPSPQRTFGLARAEILAAVANALLLFGVGGYVLVTAVPRFFEPVEVEGGTAMVFGVVGLLANLVSLALLMRGQRDSLNVRGAFLEVMADALGSVAVIVAALLVTLTGWSAADPIASLVIGLMIVPRTWKLFREALDVLLETAPKGVDMTEVRAHLLALPGVTGVHDLHAWTITSGMPVLSAHVVVAPGTLDPAGHEKLLHDLRGCLAGHFAVEHCTFQLEPGGHTAHEAQPCP, encoded by the coding sequence ATGGGCGCAGGACACGACCACGGGGCCGGCGGGCCGGCCGGGGGCGGCGCGGATTCCGGTACGGCGGCCGCCGCGTACCGCGGGCGGCTGCGCGGCGCGCTGGCGCTGACCTCGGGCGTCATGGTCGCCGAGATCGTCGGCAGCGCGGTCACCGGCTCGCTGGCGCTGCTGGCCGACGCGGGGCACATGGCCACCGACGTGGTGGGGTTGATCATGGCGCTGCTGGCGATCCGCCTGGCGAACCGGCCGCCGTCGCCGCAGCGCACCTTCGGGCTCGCCCGCGCCGAGATCCTCGCGGCGGTGGCCAACGCGCTGCTGCTGTTCGGGGTCGGCGGGTACGTGCTGGTCACCGCCGTTCCGCGGTTCTTCGAGCCGGTCGAGGTCGAGGGCGGTACGGCCATGGTCTTCGGCGTCGTCGGTCTGCTGGCGAACCTGGTCTCGCTGGCCCTGCTGATGCGCGGGCAGCGCGACAGCCTCAACGTGCGCGGCGCGTTCCTGGAGGTGATGGCGGACGCGCTCGGGTCGGTGGCCGTCATCGTGGCGGCGCTGCTGGTCACCCTGACGGGCTGGTCCGCGGCGGACCCGATCGCCTCCCTCGTGATCGGCCTGATGATCGTCCCGCGGACCTGGAAGCTGTTCCGGGAGGCCCTGGACGTCCTGCTGGAGACGGCGCCGAAGGGCGTGGACATGACGGAGGTACGGGCGCATCTGCTGGCGCTGCCGGGCGTGACGGGCGTCCACGACCTGCACGCCTGGACGATCACGTCCGGGATGCCGGTGCTCTCCGCCCACGTGGTCGTCGCCCCCGGGACGCTGGACCCGGCGGGCCACGAGAAACTGCTGCACGACCTGCGCGGCTGCCTGGCGGGCCACTTCGCCGTCGAACACTGCACCTTCCAGCTCGAACCTGGCGGCCATACGGCACATGAGGCGCAGCCGTGCCCATGA
- the idi gene encoding isopentenyl-diphosphate Delta-isomerase → MPITPANGQTAGSAAVNPPGGAAEPILLELVDEDGTTIGTEEKLTAHQPPGLLHRAFSVFLFDDRGRLLLQRRALGKYHSPGVWSNTCCGHPYPGETPFAAAARRTAEELGVAPALLGEAGTVRYNHPDPDSGLVEQEYNHLFVGLVRDAPRPDPEEVGEIAFVTPRELAERHERAPFSAWFMTVLDAARPAVRELTGPAAGW, encoded by the coding sequence ATGCCGATCACACCTGCCAACGGACAGACCGCCGGGAGCGCGGCGGTGAACCCGCCGGGCGGCGCCGCCGAACCGATCTTGCTGGAGCTGGTCGACGAGGACGGCACGACGATCGGCACCGAGGAGAAGCTCACCGCGCACCAGCCCCCGGGCCTGCTGCACCGGGCGTTCTCGGTCTTCCTGTTCGACGACCGGGGGCGGCTGCTGCTCCAGCGCCGGGCGCTGGGCAAGTACCACTCCCCCGGTGTCTGGTCCAACACCTGCTGCGGCCATCCGTACCCGGGCGAGACGCCGTTCGCCGCGGCGGCGCGGCGCACCGCCGAGGAACTGGGCGTGGCCCCGGCGCTGCTCGGCGAGGCCGGTACGGTCCGCTACAACCACCCGGACCCGGACTCCGGGCTGGTCGAGCAGGAGTACAACCACCTGTTCGTGGGCCTGGTGCGGGACGCCCCCCGGCCGGACCCGGAGGAGGTCGGCGAGATCGCGTTCGTGACCCCGCGGGAGCTGGCCGAGCGGCACGAGCGGGCGCCGTTCTCGGCGTGGTTCATGACCGTGCTGGACGCGGCGCGGCCGGCCGTACGGGAACTCACGGGGCCGGCGGCGGGCTGGTAG
- a CDS encoding ATP-binding protein, whose protein sequence is MSSGPPAEPPEELTAPLAYEGVWRFTAPALESSVPQARHAVRDLLAQQRVPAAEEVVDALLLITSELVTNAVQHAALLSPEIAVEVTVGAGWVRIAVEDDHPYRPKAVEADEDDIGGRGLWLVKMLTAEAGGKCDVEHTASGGKAVWAELPLAPSADGPTSPPPAP, encoded by the coding sequence ATGTCTTCCGGACCCCCGGCCGAACCCCCCGAGGAGCTGACCGCACCGCTCGCGTACGAAGGTGTCTGGCGCTTCACCGCGCCGGCACTGGAGTCCTCGGTGCCCCAGGCGCGGCACGCGGTCCGGGACCTGCTCGCCCAGCAGCGCGTACCCGCCGCCGAGGAGGTCGTGGACGCCCTGCTGCTGATCACCTCCGAACTGGTCACCAACGCGGTGCAGCACGCGGCGCTGCTCTCCCCGGAGATCGCCGTCGAGGTCACCGTCGGCGCGGGCTGGGTCCGGATCGCCGTCGAGGACGACCACCCGTACCGCCCCAAGGCCGTCGAGGCGGACGAGGACGACATCGGCGGGCGCGGCCTGTGGCTGGTCAAGATGCTCACGGCCGAGGCGGGCGGCAAGTGCGACGTCGAGCACACGGCGAGCGGCGGCAAGGCGGTCTGGGCCGAACTGCCGCTCGCCCCGTCGGCGGACGGGCCTACCAGCCCGCCGCCGGCCCCGTGA
- a CDS encoding HdeD family acid-resistance protein: MIGTKRSSKRSARGTSPGTREAGELRRGFAWLSVLGAILVLAGLVGLVYVGFATLTSMLLFGWLLLIGGVVGLLHAIQSRGAGFFWLAVIVAALNIAAGVVVIRQPEVAAAGLTMFAALLFLTGGVFRLVGGAVVRGPQFGWTLVQGAFGILLGVLVLGDWPHSSRYVIGCFFSLALLFDGLGLIAMGVGGRRIVGMVAGGDGAARGGAPDATGHPPASSGNP, from the coding sequence ATGATCGGCACGAAGAGATCCTCGAAGCGCTCGGCGCGCGGCACGTCCCCGGGCACGCGGGAAGCGGGCGAGCTGCGCCGCGGCTTCGCCTGGCTGTCGGTGCTCGGCGCGATCCTGGTGCTCGCGGGCCTGGTGGGTCTGGTGTACGTCGGCTTCGCGACCCTCACCTCGATGCTGCTGTTCGGCTGGCTGCTGCTGATCGGCGGCGTGGTGGGGCTGCTGCACGCGATCCAGTCGCGCGGCGCCGGCTTCTTCTGGCTCGCGGTGATCGTGGCGGCTTTGAACATCGCGGCGGGCGTGGTCGTCATCCGCCAGCCGGAGGTCGCCGCCGCGGGCCTGACGATGTTCGCCGCGCTGCTCTTCCTGACCGGCGGCGTCTTCCGGCTCGTCGGCGGCGCGGTCGTCCGGGGGCCGCAGTTCGGCTGGACGCTGGTGCAGGGGGCCTTCGGCATCCTGCTGGGCGTGCTGGTGCTCGGCGACTGGCCGCACAGCAGCCGGTACGTGATCGGCTGCTTCTTCTCCCTCGCGCTGCTCTTCGACGGGCTCGGCCTGATCGCGATGGGGGTCGGCGGCCGGCGGATCGTCGGCATGGTGGCGGGCGGCGACGGCGCCGCGCGGGGCGGCGCACCGGACGCCACCGGCCACCCACCGGCCTCATCCGGCAATCCTTGA
- a CDS encoding ABC-F family ATP-binding cassette domain-containing protein, which translates to MSATAATLVAKSLAAGHGERVLFSGLDLVVAPGDVIGLVGANGAGKSTLLRLLAGLDTPEEGRLSLSPPTATVGHLPQEPDLNRGGASRTESGGESVRAFLARRTGVTAAQAALDTATQALVDGAPGADDAYATTLERWLSLGAADLDERAEETAAQLGLAVGLDQPMTSLSGGQAARASLASLLLSRYDVFLLDEPTNDLDLDGLARLEEFVTGLRAGTVLVSHDREFLTRTVTRVVELDLAQQQVNTYGGGYEAYLEERERARRHAREEYDEYAETRAALQARAHLQRNWMEKGVKNARRKAADNDKIGRKFRTESTEKQAAKAKQTQRMIERLDAHAVEEPRKEWELRMEIAAAPRAGAVVATLRGAEVRRGDFRFGPVDLQIDWADRVAVTGPNGSGKSTLLAALLGRLPLDAGHAALGPGVVVGEVDQARGAFLGDEPLADAFRNAVPEMSPADVRTLLAKFGLKAAHVLRPAATLSPGERTRAALALLQGRGVNLLVLDEPTNHLDLPAIEQLESALASYQGTLLLVTHDRRMLEAVHTTRRIEVGAGRSTERFR; encoded by the coding sequence ATGTCTGCCACCGCCGCCACCCTCGTCGCCAAGTCGCTCGCCGCCGGCCACGGCGAACGCGTCCTGTTCTCCGGCCTCGACCTCGTGGTCGCCCCCGGGGACGTCATCGGCCTGGTCGGCGCCAACGGCGCCGGCAAGTCCACGCTGCTGCGCCTGCTGGCCGGGCTGGACACCCCGGAGGAGGGCCGGCTGAGCCTGAGCCCGCCCACCGCGACCGTCGGCCACCTCCCGCAGGAACCCGACCTGAACCGTGGTGGCGCCTCCCGTACGGAGTCCGGGGGAGAGTCGGTACGCGCCTTCCTCGCCCGCCGCACCGGCGTCACCGCGGCCCAGGCGGCCCTGGACACCGCCACCCAGGCGCTGGTCGACGGGGCGCCCGGCGCCGACGACGCGTACGCCACCACCCTGGAGCGCTGGCTCTCGCTCGGCGCCGCCGACCTCGACGAGCGCGCCGAGGAGACGGCCGCCCAGCTCGGCCTCGCCGTCGGCCTCGACCAGCCCATGACCTCCCTGTCCGGCGGCCAGGCCGCCCGCGCCTCCCTCGCCTCGCTGCTGCTCTCCCGCTACGACGTCTTCCTGCTGGACGAGCCCACCAACGACCTCGACCTGGACGGCCTGGCCCGGCTGGAGGAGTTCGTCACCGGCCTGCGCGCCGGCACGGTCCTGGTCAGCCACGACCGCGAGTTCCTGACCCGTACGGTCACCCGAGTCGTCGAACTGGACCTCGCCCAGCAGCAGGTCAACACCTACGGCGGCGGCTACGAGGCGTACCTGGAGGAGCGCGAGCGGGCCCGGCGGCACGCCCGTGAGGAGTACGACGAGTACGCGGAGACCCGGGCCGCCCTCCAGGCCCGCGCCCACCTCCAGCGCAACTGGATGGAGAAGGGCGTCAAGAACGCCCGGCGCAAGGCCGCCGACAACGACAAGATCGGCCGCAAGTTCCGCACGGAGTCCACCGAGAAGCAAGCCGCCAAGGCCAAGCAGACCCAGCGCATGATCGAGCGCCTGGACGCCCACGCCGTCGAGGAGCCGCGCAAGGAGTGGGAGCTGCGCATGGAGATCGCCGCCGCGCCGCGCGCGGGCGCGGTGGTGGCCACCCTGCGCGGCGCCGAGGTGCGGCGCGGTGACTTCCGCTTCGGCCCGGTGGACCTCCAGATCGACTGGGCGGACCGGGTCGCCGTCACCGGCCCCAACGGCTCGGGCAAGTCCACCCTGCTGGCCGCCCTGCTGGGACGGCTGCCGCTGGACGCCGGGCACGCCGCGCTGGGGCCCGGCGTCGTCGTCGGCGAGGTGGACCAGGCGCGTGGCGCGTTCCTCGGGGACGAGCCGCTGGCGGACGCGTTCCGCAACGCCGTACCGGAGATGTCCCCGGCCGACGTACGGACGCTGCTCGCCAAGTTCGGCCTCAAGGCGGCCCACGTGCTCCGGCCCGCCGCCACGCTCTCCCCGGGCGAGCGGACCCGCGCCGCGCTCGCCCTCCTCCAGGGCCGCGGCGTCAACCTCCTGGTCCTGGACGAGCCGACCAACCACCTCGACCTGCCGGCGATCGAACAGCTGGAGTCCGCGCTCGCCTCCTACCAGGGGACGCTGCTGCTGGTCACGCACGACCGGCGGATGCTGGAGGCGGTGCACACCACCCGCCGGATCGAGGTCGGGGCCGGGCGCAGCACCGAGCGCTTCCGCTGA
- a CDS encoding enoyl-CoA hydratase/isomerase family protein, with protein sequence MEPGIITRVSDGTATVTLSHPAKRNAMTTDMWRELPPLLDRLAADRAVRVLVLTGAGGTFCAGADIGSLRGSAGAEKGLATAAEEALAAFPKPTLAAIRGYCVGGGCQLAVACDLRFAEEGAQFGVPPAKLGIVYPASSTRRLVRLVGPSAAKYLLFSGELIDCARALRTGLLDEVLPEGGLDKRVARFTAVLASRSQLTQAAAKEFADGPADAERVAHWEAQAHGSGDTAEGVAAFLERREPRFTWSVR encoded by the coding sequence ATGGAACCGGGGATCATCACACGCGTCAGCGACGGCACGGCGACCGTCACCCTCAGCCATCCCGCCAAGCGCAACGCCATGACGACGGACATGTGGCGGGAGCTGCCGCCGCTGCTGGACCGGCTGGCGGCGGACCGTGCCGTACGGGTGCTGGTGCTGACCGGCGCGGGCGGTACGTTCTGCGCGGGGGCCGACATCGGGTCGCTGCGCGGGTCGGCGGGGGCGGAGAAGGGGCTGGCGACGGCCGCCGAGGAGGCGCTCGCGGCGTTCCCCAAGCCGACGCTGGCGGCGATACGCGGCTACTGCGTGGGCGGCGGCTGCCAGTTGGCGGTGGCGTGCGATCTGCGGTTCGCGGAGGAGGGCGCGCAGTTCGGGGTGCCGCCCGCGAAGCTGGGGATCGTCTACCCGGCCTCGTCCACCCGGCGGCTGGTCCGCCTGGTGGGCCCGTCGGCCGCCAAGTACCTGCTGTTCTCGGGCGAGTTGATCGACTGTGCGCGGGCGCTGCGGACCGGGCTGCTGGACGAGGTGCTGCCCGAGGGCGGGCTGGACAAGCGGGTGGCGCGGTTCACCGCCGTACTGGCGAGCCGGTCGCAGCTGACGCAGGCCGCGGCGAAGGAGTTCGCGGACGGCCCGGCGGACGCGGAGCGGGTCGCGCACTGGGAGGCGCAGGCGCACGGGAGCGGCGACACCGCGGAGGGTGTCGCCGCCTTCCTGGAACGCCGGGAGCCGCGTTTCACCTGGTCCGTGAGGTGA